The Acidimicrobiia bacterium genome window below encodes:
- a CDS encoding protease inhibitor I42 family protein, with amino-acid sequence MRGTRASLLLLSACALLTLLGACASSSHTAKGTPTFTDPKQAISVRVGQQFHVELAATPGTGYSWRVGQTQPELVVQTGARYVPPSTTRVGAAGRQVFDFRATRKGEGALALVSVGPGTNAPVGKSDEFRITVH; translated from the coding sequence ATGCGAGGGACACGAGCGAGCCTCCTCCTGCTGTCCGCGTGCGCGCTGCTGACGTTGCTCGGTGCGTGCGCCAGCTCGTCGCACACCGCGAAGGGCACCCCGACGTTCACCGACCCGAAGCAGGCGATCTCGGTGCGTGTCGGCCAGCAGTTCCATGTCGAGCTCGCGGCCACCCCCGGGACGGGGTACTCGTGGCGGGTCGGTCAGACCCAACCCGAGCTCGTGGTGCAGACCGGTGCCCGCTACGTGCCTCCGAGCACGACACGGGTCGGGGCGGCCGGCCGGCAGGTGTTCGACTTCCGCGCGACGCGCAAGGGCGAAGGCGCGCTCGCGCTCGTGTCGGTCGGGCCCGGGACGAACGCGCCCGTCGGCAAGAGCGACGAGTTCCGCATCACCGTGCACTGA
- a CDS encoding Rv3654c family TadE-like protein has translation MTRARGERGGASMLVIAVFVVALGLVVGAARLGTALVAKARAETVADAAALAAADSLALGRRDAVSAARAIAARNGGTLVSCDCTGRDAQVTVEVPVHGLAGHSHARATARAEVRPEAGVSAR, from the coding sequence ATGACCCGCGCCCGGGGCGAACGCGGCGGCGCGTCGATGCTCGTGATCGCGGTGTTCGTCGTTGCGCTCGGTCTCGTGGTCGGCGCGGCGCGTCTCGGAACGGCGCTCGTCGCGAAGGCGCGCGCCGAGACGGTTGCCGACGCTGCCGCGCTCGCGGCCGCGGACTCGCTCGCGCTCGGACGCCGCGACGCGGTGTCAGCGGCGCGCGCGATCGCGGCGCGCAACGGTGGGACGCTCGTCTCGTGCGACTGCACCGGGCGCGACGCGCAGGTGACGGTCGAGGTCCCGGTGCACGGTCTCGCGGGTCACTCGCACGCGCGGGCGACCGCCCGTGCGGAGGTCCGGCCCGAAGCCGGCGTCAGTGCACGGTGA
- a CDS encoding TadE family protein: MGIAQPRDHEAVRHRHREGAALSAAPRRSATAWPRQRGQATVELALVLPLIVMALLAIVQVGLVVRDQLGVIHAAREAARAASVERDPSRAVAAGNRVLHGVKVKVGARPHVGEPITVDVSFRSITDLPLVGVLFPDPVLHAHATMRVER; this comes from the coding sequence GTGGGCATCGCACAGCCACGCGATCACGAAGCTGTTCGACACCGTCATCGGGAAGGTGCTGCCCTGAGCGCCGCGCCGCGACGTTCGGCCACGGCTTGGCCCCGGCAACGGGGCCAAGCCACGGTCGAGCTCGCCCTCGTCCTGCCCCTGATCGTCATGGCGCTGCTCGCGATCGTCCAGGTCGGTCTCGTCGTGCGTGACCAGCTCGGTGTCATCCACGCGGCGCGTGAGGCTGCCCGCGCCGCGAGCGTCGAACGCGATCCGTCTCGCGCCGTGGCGGCCGGGAACCGGGTGCTGCACGGGGTGAAGGTGAAGGTCGGCGCGCGGCCCCACGTCGGCGAGCCGATCACGGTCGACGTGTCGTTCCGATCGATCACCGACCTGCCGCTCGTCGGCGTGCTGTTCCCGGATCCGGTGTTGCACGCGCACGCGACGATGCGGGTCGAGCGATGA
- a CDS encoding DUF4244 domain-containing protein, with product MLRRLVHTFLTVLAAARARLAAVRTRLVTTEAGQTTAEYALVILGAAALGTLLITWASHSHAITKLFDTVIGKVLP from the coding sequence TTGCTCCGACGTCTCGTCCACACGTTCCTCACCGTCCTGGCCGCGGCACGTGCTCGGCTCGCAGCCGTTCGCACGCGCCTCGTCACCACCGAGGCCGGTCAGACGACCGCCGAGTACGCGCTGGTGATCCTCGGCGCGGCCGCGCTCGGGACGCTGCTCATCACGTGGGCATCGCACAGCCACGCGATCACGAAGCTGTTCGACACCGTCATCGGGAAGGTGCTGCCCTGA
- a CDS encoding type II secretion system F family protein, producing the protein MSPLGAWLVGVVAGLLLATPIVRRARASVLAARARDLAPPRTVGPAPRRTLVAAVIGRARFGVVGRVVRGTVARRRAARGRDRLSSQLPLVADLLTVAVGAGCTPYLAVEAASRWAPDPTAAHLTSVLTSCALGVGFGDALADLGRREPVLRPLAESMEMCERTGAPVAPVLARLADDARAATRRRAETRARTVPVRLLFPLVFLVLPAFGLLTVAPALLTGFARS; encoded by the coding sequence ATGAGCCCCCTCGGCGCGTGGCTCGTCGGTGTCGTCGCGGGACTGTTGCTCGCGACGCCCATCGTCCGTCGGGCTCGCGCGAGCGTCCTCGCGGCGCGGGCTCGGGATCTCGCGCCGCCCCGCACGGTCGGCCCCGCACCGCGGCGCACCCTCGTCGCGGCCGTCATCGGGCGCGCCCGGTTCGGCGTCGTCGGTCGGGTCGTGCGCGGCACCGTCGCGCGTCGACGGGCGGCGCGGGGCCGCGACCGGCTGTCGTCACAGCTGCCACTCGTGGCCGACCTCCTCACCGTCGCGGTCGGCGCCGGTTGCACCCCGTACCTCGCCGTCGAGGCGGCGTCGCGATGGGCGCCGGACCCGACGGCCGCGCACCTGACGTCGGTGCTCACCTCCTGCGCGCTGGGCGTCGGCTTCGGCGACGCGCTCGCAGACCTGGGCCGTCGCGAGCCCGTCCTGCGTCCGCTCGCCGAGTCGATGGAGATGTGCGAGCGGACCGGTGCACCGGTCGCGCCGGTGCTCGCCCGCCTCGCCGACGACGCGCGCGCCGCGACACGCAGGCGCGCGGAGACCCGCGCTCGCACCGTCCCCGTCCGCCTGCTGTTCCCGCTCGTGTTCCTCGTGCTGCCCGCGTTCGGCCTGCTGACCGTCGCGCCGGCGCTCCTGACCGGGTTCGCCCGTTCCTGA